A genomic segment from Agrobacterium vitis encodes:
- a CDS encoding Hpt domain-containing protein, which yields MAAVNIAFEAPEVQSGLSPSKARPIDLVHLATQTMGDKALEIEVLQMFAKQARSCLQGLANASADPVAIAHRLKGAASAVGAFKVAEAAAEVEGKGPDAARIAAITATVVEAEHFILKLCRI from the coding sequence ATGGCTGCCGTCAACATCGCTTTCGAAGCTCCAGAAGTACAATCCGGACTGAGCCCGTCCAAGGCAAGGCCGATCGATCTGGTCCATCTTGCCACGCAAACCATGGGCGACAAGGCCTTGGAAATCGAGGTTTTGCAGATGTTTGCAAAGCAGGCGCGCAGCTGTCTGCAGGGTCTCGCCAATGCGTCCGCTGATCCGGTTGCCATCGCTCATCGCCTGAAGGGGGCGGCCAGCGCCGTCGGTGCCTTCAAGGTGGCAGAAGCTGCTGCCGAAGTCGAAGGCAAAGGCCCTGATGCCGCCCGGATTGCGGCGATTACCGCAACTGTGGTTGAAGCCGAGCATTTCATTTTGAAGCTTTGCCGTATCTGA
- a CDS encoding 2Fe-2S iron-sulfur cluster-binding protein: MTQLTIVAFDGTRFDLDAADGSTVMENAVRNSVPGIDAECGGACACATCHVYVDEAWVEKTGGPAPMEEDMLDFATDVRPNSRLSCQIKIAPALAGLVVHVPERQG; the protein is encoded by the coding sequence ATGACCCAGTTGACCATTGTTGCCTTTGATGGCACCCGCTTTGACCTTGATGCCGCCGATGGCTCGACCGTGATGGAAAATGCCGTGCGCAATTCTGTTCCCGGTATTGATGCCGAATGCGGCGGCGCCTGCGCCTGCGCCACCTGTCATGTCTATGTCGATGAGGCCTGGGTGGAGAAGACCGGCGGTCCGGCGCCAATGGAAGAGGACATGCTGGATTTCGCAACTGATGTGCGACCCAATTCCAGACTTTCCTGTCAAATCAAGATCGCCCCGGCGCTGGCCGGTCTTGTTGTCCATGTGCCGGAGCGCCAAGGCTAA
- a CDS encoding DUF922 domain-containing Zn-dependent protease → MAKRKGTLVCATLVSRVIVSGMVLSVIGTTGMAQAETIVRKSTVYFPIGGRTATDLDHELERKGPHTVSTGTRHPGATRIRFGGTMDYVRHQGRCAIGNIKVTVSIKVIVPRWKNRGSANPQLGLIWDTLSADINRHESRHAEIAVQHARDLDQKLKAMPSAASCEELQEEVSVLTDQVTQEHDADQLRFDRIEAVNFNDRIMRLLKYRYTKKQAHHD, encoded by the coding sequence ATGGCCAAAAGAAAAGGCACACTGGTTTGTGCCACGCTCGTCTCCCGCGTGATTGTCTCCGGCATGGTTCTCTCAGTTATCGGCACGACAGGCATGGCGCAGGCAGAAACCATTGTCCGCAAATCGACTGTCTATTTCCCGATTGGCGGGCGGACAGCCACTGATCTCGACCATGAACTGGAGCGCAAAGGCCCGCACACGGTCAGCACCGGAACCCGGCACCCGGGCGCCACCCGCATCCGTTTTGGCGGCACCATGGACTATGTGCGTCATCAGGGCCGCTGTGCCATTGGCAATATCAAGGTGACGGTGTCGATCAAGGTGATTGTGCCGCGCTGGAAAAACCGCGGCTCGGCCAATCCGCAACTGGGATTGATCTGGGATACATTATCGGCCGATATCAATCGCCACGAATCCCGCCATGCCGAAATCGCCGTGCAGCACGCCCGCGACCTCGATCAAAAGTTAAAAGCTATGCCCAGCGCCGCCTCCTGCGAAGAGCTTCAGGAAGAGGTCTCAGTGTTGACGGATCAGGTAACGCAGGAACATGACGCCGACCAGTTGCGGTTCGACCGGATCGAAGCGGTTAATTTCAACGACCGGATCATGAGGCTGCTGAAATATCGCTACACGAAGAAGCAAGCCCATCACGACTGA
- the folP gene encoding dihydropteroate synthase, which yields MKISTQQWHLAHGRSLTLGSQARLMAIVNVTPDSFSDGGAHSSRDEALRFALQCLEDGADILDIGGESTRPGADSVSAAQEQDRILPVIEALARDTDALISVDTYRAETARLALAAGAHIVNDVHGLQREPEIADVAAAARAGLCIMHTGRGRDVLADPIADQRLFFESSLAIARKAAVAAETIVLDPGFGFAKETVEANIGLMARCHELRDLGYPLLVGTSRKRFLGTLIGRDAPGRDAATAASSVLLRLQGAAIFRVHDVRTNRDALAVADAMLTMAPDDGPAAQTRLREGRIDG from the coding sequence GTGAAGATCTCAACTCAGCAATGGCACCTGGCGCATGGCCGCAGCCTGACGCTCGGGTCTCAGGCCCGCCTGATGGCGATCGTCAATGTCACACCGGATTCGTTTTCGGATGGCGGCGCCCATTCCAGCCGTGATGAGGCCCTGCGCTTTGCGCTGCAATGTCTCGAGGATGGCGCTGATATCCTCGATATCGGTGGCGAATCGACGCGGCCGGGGGCCGATTCCGTCTCAGCGGCCCAGGAACAGGACCGCATTCTGCCTGTCATCGAAGCATTGGCGCGCGACACCGATGCGCTGATCTCGGTCGATACCTATCGGGCTGAGACGGCGCGGCTGGCGCTGGCCGCCGGTGCCCATATTGTCAACGATGTGCATGGCTTGCAGCGCGAGCCGGAGATTGCCGATGTGGCTGCGGCAGCCAGGGCAGGGCTCTGCATCATGCATACCGGACGAGGCCGCGACGTGCTGGCCGATCCGATTGCCGATCAACGGCTGTTTTTCGAAAGCTCACTTGCTATCGCCCGTAAGGCAGCTGTAGCAGCTGAGACAATTGTGCTCGATCCCGGATTCGGTTTTGCCAAGGAAACCGTGGAGGCCAATATCGGCCTGATGGCGCGCTGTCATGAATTGCGGGATCTGGGCTATCCGCTGTTGGTGGGGACATCGCGCAAGCGCTTCCTCGGCACATTGATCGGGCGCGACGCCCCGGGGCGTGATGCGGCAACGGCAGCAAGCTCGGTTCTGCTAAGATTACAGGGGGCTGCCATATTCAGAGTACATGATGTAAGGACAAATCGCGATGCCCTGGCAGTGGCGGATGCAATGCTAACCATGGCCCCCGATGACGGGCCCGCCGCGCAGACGCGGCTGCGGGAAGGACGGATCGATGGCTGA
- the folB gene encoding dihydroneopterin aldolase, producing the protein MADTYTITLKNCGFFARHGLHEQEKFLGQRFFIDAELELRFSSALETDELAGTVDYGVAFNLIEEIVTGKRRYLIEALALDIAKSLCDRFEQILRAKITVRKPSAPITGMLDYVEVSVDHHR; encoded by the coding sequence ATGGCTGATACCTATACAATCACACTGAAGAATTGCGGGTTCTTCGCCCGCCACGGCCTGCATGAGCAGGAGAAATTTCTAGGCCAGCGATTTTTCATTGATGCCGAACTGGAGCTGCGGTTTTCCTCGGCTCTGGAAACCGATGAACTGGCCGGAACGGTGGATTATGGCGTAGCCTTCAACCTCATCGAAGAAATCGTCACTGGTAAGCGGCGCTATCTGATCGAGGCTTTGGCGCTGGATATCGCCAAATCGCTCTGTGACCGGTTCGAACAGATTCTGCGGGCGAAAATCACTGTGCGCAAACCGAGCGCGCCGATTACCGGCATGCTGGATTATGTCGAGGTTTCCGTTGACCATCATCGATAA
- the folK gene encoding 2-amino-4-hydroxy-6-hydroxymethyldihydropteridine diphosphokinase — translation MAAALKALDERPDCTVLAVSRLYGTPPWGKLDQADFFNSCALVRTTLPPSALLSVCLELERVMKRERRERWGPRTLDIDILLYGDQTIEEDHLSIPHPRMVQRAFVLQPLCDIGSDLVVEGRSVADWLGQADAHDIVVADTDPLWWKRG, via the coding sequence ATGGCAGCGGCACTGAAAGCCCTGGATGAGCGCCCGGATTGCACGGTGCTGGCCGTATCGCGGCTTTATGGTACGCCGCCCTGGGGAAAGCTGGATCAGGCGGATTTTTTCAATAGCTGCGCGCTGGTGCGCACCACATTGCCGCCATCCGCGCTGCTTTCGGTCTGTCTGGAGCTTGAGCGGGTGATGAAACGCGAGCGTCGGGAGCGTTGGGGGCCGCGCACGCTTGATATCGATATTCTGCTCTACGGTGACCAAACTATCGAGGAGGATCACCTGTCGATCCCGCATCCGCGCATGGTGCAGCGGGCTTTCGTCCTTCAGCCTCTCTGTGATATCGGCAGCGACCTTGTGGTAGAGGGCAGGTCGGTGGCCGACTGGCTAGGGCAGGCGGATGCCCATGATATCGTCGTCGCCGATACCGATCCGCTCTGGTGGAAAAGGGGCTGA
- a CDS encoding YcjF family protein, with protein sequence MSKTPEDQRPLPRRPAAFSLDEPSSSPARPPFVEAPEPQRRAPKSFDANVTITPDAEDPFLAGLSEDEAIVPIARPAKRRFSFGKLAGAAFGALASFAIGLWIDDLIRDLFTRADWLGYTALTLLGIGQLALAVVVIRELAGIYRLNAVQTIKQRASALSLQGTASEARKLVKDVEDLTQHRAETARGRNVLKAAENDIIDAPHLIALAERELLAPLDAKARSLIINASKRVSVVTAVSPRALVDLAYVLFEVVRLVRAMAELYGGRPGSIGMLRLLRDVFAHLAVTGSIAIGDGLAQQVLGHGLASRLSARLGEGVINGLMTARIGIAAMDLCRPLEFKALRRPGIGDFMPALKPAINPSDKAL encoded by the coding sequence ATGAGCAAGACACCAGAAGACCAACGCCCACTGCCACGCAGGCCTGCGGCCTTTTCGCTTGATGAGCCATCCTCCTCCCCTGCCCGCCCGCCTTTTGTCGAGGCGCCAGAGCCGCAAAGACGTGCGCCGAAAAGCTTCGATGCCAATGTGACGATCACGCCCGATGCTGAAGACCCGTTTTTGGCAGGCTTGAGCGAAGACGAAGCCATTGTACCGATTGCAAGGCCCGCCAAGCGCCGGTTCTCCTTCGGCAAGCTGGCCGGTGCAGCATTTGGCGCGCTCGCTTCCTTTGCCATCGGTCTCTGGATCGACGATCTGATCCGTGATCTTTTTACCCGCGCCGATTGGCTTGGCTATACCGCACTGACCCTGCTGGGCATCGGCCAATTGGCGCTGGCAGTGGTGGTGATCCGGGAGCTGGCTGGCATTTACCGGCTGAATGCCGTGCAGACCATCAAACAGCGTGCCAGCGCACTGTCCTTGCAGGGTACAGCCAGCGAGGCGCGTAAACTGGTCAAGGACGTCGAGGATCTGACCCAGCACCGGGCAGAAACCGCGCGGGGGCGGAACGTGCTGAAAGCTGCCGAAAACGACATTATCGATGCCCCGCATCTGATTGCCTTGGCCGAGCGGGAATTGCTGGCGCCTCTGGATGCCAAGGCGCGAAGCCTGATTATCAATGCCTCAAAACGGGTGTCGGTGGTTACCGCCGTCAGCCCGCGCGCGCTCGTCGATCTTGCCTATGTGCTGTTTGAAGTGGTGCGTCTGGTACGCGCCATGGCCGAACTTTACGGTGGCCGCCCCGGCTCCATCGGCATGTTACGGCTGCTGCGCGATGTCTTTGCGCATCTGGCCGTGACCGGATCGATTGCCATTGGTGACGGCCTTGCCCAACAAGTTCTGGGTCACGGCCTTGCCTCACGGCTATCGGCACGGCTTGGCGAAGGGGTGATCAACGGGCTGATGACGGCGAGAATCGGTATTGCCGCCATGGACCTCTGCCGACCCCTGGAGTTCAAAGCGTTAAGACGTCCAGGCATTGGAGACTTTATGCCAGCGCTGAAACCAGCCATCAATCCCAGCGACAAGGCATTGTAA
- a CDS encoding YcjX family protein gives MPPSMTSFTDETRIALDNLADRASNLLYPTIRLGVTGLSRAGKTVFISSLVHNLLNGGRLPLFEPLQSGRISRVTLEPQPDDAVPRFQYEDHIRALVRDRVWPGSTRAISELRLVVEYQSASSWGRMFSSGKLAIDIVDYPGEWLLDLPLLQQDYETFSRNTVELAQTGIRKELSARWLGLASRVDPDAPADETTARQLAEAFADYLKACKADERSLSTLPPGRFLMPGDLDGSPALTFAPLALKPDTKIVRGSLRAMMERRYESYKSVVVKPFFREHFARLDRQIVLVDALQAINRGPEAVQDLERALADVLTCFRPGSSSWLRGLLGRRIDKVLVAATKADHLHHESHEQLQAVTRRLVDGAITSIGMAGAGIEVVALASVRATREATVKQDGHLLPVVVGTPMQGETIGGDRFDGNRKTAVFPGDLPDNIESLFQTTKSGKDTGPDLNIIRFRPPELDETGGGIKLSIPHIRLDRALQFLLGDRLA, from the coding sequence GTGCCGCCATCCATGACCAGCTTTACCGACGAGACCCGCATCGCGCTTGACAATCTTGCCGACCGGGCCTCGAACCTGCTGTATCCAACGATCCGTCTCGGGGTCACGGGCCTGTCGCGGGCTGGCAAAACCGTGTTCATCTCCTCGCTGGTCCATAATCTGCTGAATGGCGGCCGCCTGCCCTTGTTCGAGCCGCTGCAATCAGGCCGTATTTCCCGCGTCACCTTGGAGCCGCAGCCGGATGATGCCGTGCCGCGCTTTCAATACGAAGACCATATTCGCGCGCTGGTCCGCGATCGGGTCTGGCCGGGCTCTACCCGAGCCATTTCGGAACTGCGACTGGTGGTGGAATATCAGAGCGCCAGCAGTTGGGGCCGGATGTTTTCCTCCGGCAAGCTCGCCATTGATATCGTCGATTATCCGGGCGAATGGTTACTCGATCTGCCGCTTCTCCAACAGGATTATGAAACCTTCAGCCGCAATACGGTAGAATTGGCCCAGACAGGAATCCGCAAGGAATTGTCGGCGCGTTGGCTGGGATTGGCAAGCCGGGTCGATCCGGATGCGCCCGCCGACGAAACCACCGCCCGCCAATTGGCGGAGGCTTTTGCCGATTATCTGAAAGCCTGCAAGGCCGACGAGCGGTCACTTTCGACGCTACCGCCCGGCCGATTCCTGATGCCGGGCGATCTTGACGGGTCGCCAGCGCTGACCTTCGCGCCGCTGGCGTTGAAGCCCGACACTAAGATCGTCAGGGGTTCGCTGCGCGCCATGATGGAGCGTCGCTACGAATCCTATAAAAGCGTGGTGGTCAAACCGTTCTTCCGTGAACATTTCGCCCGCCTAGACCGACAGATAGTTCTTGTGGATGCGCTTCAAGCCATCAATCGCGGTCCGGAAGCGGTGCAGGATCTGGAGCGGGCACTGGCTGATGTGCTGACCTGTTTTCGCCCCGGCAGTTCCAGCTGGCTGCGGGGCCTGCTTGGACGGCGGATCGACAAGGTTCTGGTGGCCGCCACCAAGGCCGATCATTTGCACCACGAAAGCCATGAGCAATTGCAGGCCGTCACCAGACGGCTGGTGGATGGGGCGATCACTTCCATCGGCATGGCGGGCGCAGGTATTGAGGTCGTTGCCCTGGCTTCGGTGCGGGCAACGCGCGAGGCAACCGTCAAGCAGGATGGCCATCTGCTGCCGGTGGTGGTCGGCACCCCGATGCAGGGTGAAACCATTGGTGGTGATCGCTTCGACGGCAATCGCAAGACAGCGGTCTTTCCCGGCGACCTGCCGGATAATATCGAAAGCCTGTTTCAAACGACAAAATCCGGAAAAGACACCGGGCCGGATCTCAACATTATAAGGTTTCGCCCGCCGGAACTGGACGAGACAGGCGGCGGCATCAAGCTGTCCATTCCGCATATAAGGCTCGACCGCGCCCTGCAATTTCTCCTCGGAGACCGTCTGGCATGA
- a CDS encoding SixA phosphatase family protein — translation MTVTVSKPFRVYLMRHAAADWPGAGQKDFDRPLSNTGYAHAEMITGMAADKGYRPDLVICSTAVRCRQTADAVRRSMCAEDVEIRYVDALYNGGAETYLEILHSSSPQGSIMLIGHNPAIEECLHVLIGEQALASTIPQGYPAGGLAIIDAADTPSRWQLVDFLQP, via the coding sequence ATGACCGTCACCGTCTCCAAACCTTTCCGGGTCTATCTCATGCGGCATGCCGCCGCCGATTGGCCTGGGGCCGGGCAAAAGGATTTCGACAGGCCCTTGAGCAATACGGGTTACGCTCATGCCGAGATGATAACCGGCATGGCTGCCGACAAAGGTTACCGCCCCGATCTGGTGATCTGTTCGACCGCTGTCAGATGCCGTCAGACGGCGGATGCCGTGCGCCGCAGCATGTGCGCAGAGGATGTGGAAATCCGCTATGTCGATGCGCTTTATAACGGTGGCGCCGAGACCTATCTGGAAATCCTGCACTCCTCTTCCCCGCAGGGGTCGATCATGCTGATCGGCCATAATCCGGCAATCGAGGAATGTCTGCATGTGCTGATCGGCGAACAGGCTTTGGCCAGCACCATCCCGCAAGGCTACCCGGCGGGCGGGCTGGCGATTATCGACGCAGCAGACACCCCAAGCCGATGGCAGCTGGTGGATTTTCTTCAGCCCTGA
- the dksA gene encoding RNA polymerase-binding protein DksA encodes MSEKINLSDYVLSDDDEFMNANQRAYFRAKLIAWKNDILREARETLGHLAEESANHPDLADRASSETDRAIELRARDRQRKLISKIDAALQRIDDGTYGYCEETGEPIGLKRLDARPIATLSIEAQERHERREKVYRDE; translated from the coding sequence TTGAGTGAGAAGATCAATCTTAGCGACTATGTGCTCTCGGACGACGACGAGTTCATGAACGCGAACCAGCGAGCTTATTTTCGCGCCAAGTTGATCGCTTGGAAAAACGACATCCTGCGGGAGGCAAGGGAAACCCTCGGCCATCTCGCGGAAGAGAGTGCCAATCACCCTGACCTTGCAGACCGGGCATCTTCGGAAACCGACCGCGCAATCGAGCTTCGAGCGCGTGACCGGCAGCGCAAGCTGATCTCCAAGATCGATGCTGCGTTGCAACGGATCGACGATGGCACCTATGGCTATTGCGAGGAAACCGGTGAGCCAATTGGCTTGAAGCGCCTCGACGCCCGCCCGATCGCGACCCTGTCGATCGAAGCGCAGGAACGCCACGAGCGACGCGAAAAAGTCTATCGGGACGAATAG
- a CDS encoding flagellar biosynthetic protein FliO, with product MMDDILNAYGSRFLIAAGGVFLALAVLVVILWILKNRAPSPFVRGGRNRQPRLQVLDAAAVDARRRLVLIRRDNIEHLILIGGPTDIVVESGIGEPKAYLAGELAANEALARNQELLKAQELAALASRQARQTEPATQAALQTPPSRLETQPTRQEPRPQPVSTQPQKPVARPVAAAPTQETLSTAVQAMPAPQPAGQKSVQAPAALKPAPEDTIQRPQSVERPPQPAAPQVPPQQVQPTKAPVAQTQAVAQAESRQAAPEPVTAAMPPETPVAPSVRAEPRSSETITAEPVNAVSSPPPPTAPSVNPPTSTARNEAPADTAPYVEPPMVATKPANMSMPVSEPGVAPATTSPQEASLLLDAARERVLKTRVEPFSADRYRSPTPPEEIDLSPEPAAEKTPQGASEPDLDTLKSEFEKILDGEILTQPAARPKPTVEPPVARAIAPIRTPPGANPQATVTSDPAPKEGNLQDEIARIFGEMGAPRKN from the coding sequence ATGATGGACGATATTCTCAACGCCTATGGCAGCCGCTTCCTGATTGCCGCTGGCGGGGTGTTTCTCGCCCTCGCCGTTCTGGTGGTGATATTGTGGATCCTGAAAAACCGGGCGCCATCGCCCTTCGTGCGCGGTGGGCGCAATCGCCAACCACGCTTGCAGGTGCTCGATGCCGCCGCCGTGGATGCCCGTCGCCGGCTGGTGCTGATTCGCCGCGACAATATCGAGCATCTCATTCTGATCGGCGGCCCGACCGATATCGTGGTCGAAAGCGGCATTGGCGAGCCTAAGGCCTATCTGGCCGGGGAGCTAGCTGCCAATGAGGCACTTGCCAGAAACCAGGAGCTCCTCAAGGCTCAGGAATTGGCTGCTCTTGCCTCCCGCCAAGCCAGGCAAACCGAACCGGCGACGCAAGCCGCGTTGCAGACACCGCCCTCACGACTGGAAACCCAACCGACACGGCAGGAGCCGCGCCCACAACCAGTCTCTACACAGCCTCAGAAGCCAGTTGCGAGACCGGTTGCGGCGGCTCCGACTCAGGAGACCCTATCCACAGCCGTCCAGGCAATGCCTGCACCGCAGCCCGCTGGGCAAAAATCTGTGCAGGCCCCCGCCGCGCTAAAGCCCGCACCTGAAGACACTATTCAGCGTCCACAGAGCGTTGAACGCCCGCCGCAACCCGCCGCACCCCAGGTTCCGCCACAGCAGGTTCAACCAACAAAGGCCCCAGTTGCGCAAACCCAGGCGGTAGCGCAGGCTGAGAGCCGACAAGCGGCCCCAGAACCTGTGACTGCGGCGATGCCCCCCGAAACTCCCGTGGCGCCGAGTGTCAGAGCCGAGCCACGGTCATCCGAGACCATCACCGCCGAGCCGGTCAACGCCGTCTCGTCGCCGCCACCTCCAACAGCGCCGTCAGTTAACCCGCCAACCAGCACGGCTCGGAATGAGGCTCCGGCTGACACCGCACCGTACGTTGAGCCGCCCATGGTGGCAACCAAGCCCGCCAACATGTCGATGCCGGTCTCCGAGCCTGGGGTTGCACCCGCGACGACATCCCCGCAGGAGGCCAGCCTGTTGCTGGATGCTGCGCGCGAACGGGTATTGAAGACACGCGTCGAACCCTTTTCCGCAGATCGCTACAGGAGCCCTACCCCACCCGAGGAGATCGACCTGTCACCTGAACCTGCTGCCGAGAAAACCCCGCAGGGAGCTTCAGAACCGGACCTCGACACTCTGAAAAGTGAATTTGAAAAGATTCTCGACGGCGAAATCCTGACCCAACCGGCTGCGCGTCCGAAACCGACCGTCGAGCCACCGGTTGCCCGCGCCATTGCGCCGATCAGAACGCCGCCCGGTGCCAATCCTCAAGCCACGGTGACATCCGACCCCGCACCGAAGGAAGGCAATTTGCAGGACGAAATCGCCCGGATTTTCGGCGAAATGGGCGCTCCGCGCAAGAATTAG